From a region of the Aeoliella mucimassa genome:
- a CDS encoding PEP-CTERM sorting domain-containing protein, with protein sequence MPLTPDAVNSSQPAYGTDIANLVSDPFAYDPANPTSTNPLGAHSDGFHADEPAGTDVTLIFDFTNGPITLAAGETFKVDLWGRNNCCFNRDDDYEIELYNGGSLVTSIANQMIPDSAPQFNRSVLGTAGETFDSLRIIAHDSNGTGDNNLFTPVEIRAFASLPLNPVLRIDRATGGMMLENFTAGDINIVGYSLQSLAGSLNSSPSEWISISGNYDATSANGGTGDGSVDVDDEWTVLTTTPNGTDLSEGELDGGDGGVLTSGSQINLGTPWRQTPYEDVTAKLLASDGSIFTVPVQYDGNSIQRGDLDGSGALDANDWEEYVSNAMNDLTGLSPAMAYLAGDLNSDGVTNLFDTDLFIHAYEVANGPGSFQAMVASHNVPEPTSWMLLAVGAIGALVVRRKVQVNWLPACVLVIAAAFASQNAHAIDYTWTGTAGDGNWDNASNWDGNGIPVDDNAGDAGLSLAGLDDRIIFSGSTMPSTNVPQIGGRNATGTNSPILQLNSGGSLSLTSGVGGIGGFITNQTAATRTLIIVGDGVGGGTEDVTLNLSHTGALIRHEQEVTHNLLVNSDGTLTFDAGVEFSSELSQSGRPRYGTFTVDGGAVDIAGPLTRFTVAATGDALAVSNFVDFTAPGGTFTAQYGGDLLDLSAVQAAASLAGDGSFRSTSGYSLGVSDNGDNSFTITSLSQLALLVLQVDPNTGSAIIRNPTGGSVDINSYQVTSVAGAIDPDAWNSFSDQNLDPVNSGTNPGETWDQVGPGSSSIIHEGFLLGSTSIPAGGLSIGSIFDETVFGAGSDGDLEFTYRMSDGSLIPGLVMYEELAAVAGDYNGDGTVNLADYTVWRDNLGASDESAFAAGTGNGGGVDASDYSAWKSNFGATIGSGSLAADTQAVPEPSPQLLMLFSCLALALATLSKSNGFGSMKLKKSTITSFSFFGLTAWCVVAWAAAGSTAHAAVTNDREYLFGDPGSADATLAPPSVQTAATVSEGSPMGFVFDGRISTGDETGPSGAYLDLQVFGPTYTSTSARPGASVGEFGARFDGVDDYMTGQPLDRPDSLSNRLGQSYPIDYTGITSRGVQMWAFIDSAKLATDAPQTLLLDSQIFGGPQISADGKWTQANSQHTTDNFNNFGVVPAEVDVVGDTWQHVMHHVYNANDPQAPARLSGGAGSNHVSVIYVNGIAVSSNVDNLPADFDLLSQGFSGSLVVGAEDDGSGGFKNHFQGVLDDIEMYVFGNNETGTPGNLADGEDWGTFDLFSDNEWIANEIATTIPSGVLQPGDVTKDGDIDGDDIDAFIAGWLSEQIQTGAHSSQLVGDWGTWDKGDMNHDGATDLADLYIMNQALAGAGFSGITGDMLAGQAVPEPASLLFALAGAVGLLGLRKVAKSSVR encoded by the coding sequence GTGCCATTAACTCCCGACGCAGTTAACTCTTCCCAACCTGCTTACGGAACCGATATTGCCAACCTGGTGAGCGATCCGTTCGCCTACGATCCGGCGAACCCAACTTCGACCAATCCGCTAGGAGCCCACTCCGATGGATTCCACGCCGATGAGCCGGCAGGAACCGATGTGACCCTCATTTTCGATTTCACCAATGGCCCCATCACACTCGCTGCGGGCGAGACGTTTAAGGTCGATCTGTGGGGCAGAAACAACTGCTGTTTCAATCGTGACGACGACTATGAAATCGAGCTTTACAATGGCGGTTCATTAGTGACCTCGATCGCCAACCAGATGATTCCTGACTCCGCTCCGCAATTCAATCGTTCGGTACTCGGCACCGCGGGCGAAACGTTTGACAGCCTCCGAATCATCGCCCACGACTCGAATGGCACCGGTGACAATAACCTGTTTACGCCGGTCGAAATCCGTGCGTTTGCCAGCCTACCGCTCAATCCAGTGCTGCGAATCGATCGTGCGACTGGTGGCATGATGCTTGAGAACTTCACCGCTGGCGATATCAATATCGTTGGTTATTCGCTGCAATCCCTCGCAGGTTCGTTGAATTCCAGTCCTTCTGAGTGGATCTCGATCAGCGGCAACTACGACGCAACCTCCGCCAACGGAGGCACAGGCGACGGTTCGGTGGACGTCGACGACGAGTGGACCGTGCTTACGACCACTCCCAACGGAACCGACTTGAGCGAAGGTGAACTCGACGGCGGCGACGGTGGTGTGCTCACCTCCGGATCTCAGATCAACCTCGGTACTCCCTGGAGGCAAACTCCCTATGAAGACGTGACCGCCAAGCTTCTAGCGAGCGATGGTTCCATCTTCACGGTTCCCGTGCAGTACGACGGCAATTCCATCCAACGCGGCGACCTGGATGGTAGCGGAGCACTCGATGCGAATGACTGGGAGGAATACGTCTCGAATGCGATGAACGATCTCACTGGTCTTTCGCCAGCCATGGCTTATCTAGCGGGCGATTTGAATAGCGATGGTGTGACCAACCTATTCGATACCGACTTGTTCATCCATGCATACGAAGTCGCTAATGGTCCAGGTAGCTTCCAAGCAATGGTGGCCTCCCATAATGTTCCTGAGCCTACCAGTTGGATGCTGCTGGCCGTGGGAGCGATTGGTGCTTTAGTGGTTCGTCGCAAAGTGCAAGTGAACTGGCTACCAGCTTGCGTGTTGGTGATCGCAGCGGCGTTCGCCTCGCAGAACGCTCATGCCATCGATTACACGTGGACCGGCACCGCAGGCGATGGCAATTGGGACAATGCCAGCAACTGGGATGGCAACGGCATTCCAGTTGACGACAACGCCGGCGATGCAGGCCTAAGCCTCGCTGGACTCGACGATCGCATCATCTTCTCAGGCAGCACCATGCCGTCTACAAATGTGCCTCAAATCGGTGGTCGCAACGCCACCGGCACAAACTCGCCGATCCTTCAGCTAAATAGTGGCGGTAGCTTATCGCTCACAAGTGGCGTAGGGGGTATTGGTGGATTCATTACCAACCAGACCGCGGCAACTCGCACCTTGATCATCGTCGGCGACGGTGTAGGCGGGGGAACCGAAGACGTAACACTCAACCTATCTCACACGGGCGCCCTGATTCGTCATGAGCAGGAAGTCACTCACAACCTGCTGGTCAACTCGGACGGCACCCTTACCTTCGACGCTGGCGTTGAGTTCAGTAGCGAACTCTCACAAAGCGGACGTCCACGCTATGGTACCTTCACCGTGGATGGTGGTGCGGTCGACATTGCCGGACCGCTCACTCGCTTTACTGTTGCTGCCACCGGCGACGCCTTGGCGGTAAGCAACTTTGTCGACTTCACCGCTCCCGGCGGCACTTTCACCGCTCAATACGGTGGCGACCTCCTCGACCTTTCGGCCGTGCAAGCAGCTGCTTCACTGGCAGGAGATGGTTCGTTCCGTTCGACTTCCGGCTACTCGCTCGGCGTCTCCGACAATGGGGACAACTCGTTTACTATTACTTCGCTCTCGCAACTTGCACTTCTCGTGCTGCAGGTCGATCCGAATACTGGCAGCGCGATTATTCGCAATCCAACCGGTGGAAGTGTCGATATCAATAGCTACCAGGTGACGAGTGTTGCGGGTGCGATCGACCCAGACGCCTGGAATAGCTTCTCGGATCAAAACCTCGACCCGGTCAACTCTGGCACCAATCCTGGTGAAACCTGGGATCAGGTGGGACCAGGTTCGAGCTCGATTATTCACGAAGGCTTCTTGCTGGGAAGCACCAGCATCCCTGCTGGGGGACTCTCGATCGGTTCGATCTTCGACGAAACGGTCTTTGGGGCTGGTAGTGATGGCGATCTTGAGTTCACCTATCGGATGTCCGACGGATCGTTGATCCCCGGTTTGGTTATGTACGAAGAGCTGGCTGCAGTGGCCGGCGACTACAACGGCGACGGCACCGTAAATCTGGCAGACTACACGGTCTGGCGTGACAATCTTGGTGCCAGCGACGAGTCGGCCTTCGCAGCCGGCACCGGCAACGGCGGTGGTGTCGATGCCAGCGATTACTCGGCCTGGAAATCGAACTTCGGTGCAACCATTGGTTCCGGAAGCTTGGCTGCTGATACCCAAGCGGTACCTGAACCCTCGCCGCAACTGCTAATGCTTTTCTCTTGCCTTGCTTTGGCTCTAGCAACCCTTTCGAAATCAAACGGATTCGGTTCCATGAAGCTTAAGAAATCGACGATTACTTCCTTCTCCTTCTTCGGACTCACCGCATGGTGCGTCGTCGCGTGGGCGGCAGCGGGCAGCACCGCCCACGCGGCGGTCACCAACGACCGCGAGTACTTGTTTGGTGATCCAGGAAGTGCCGACGCCACGCTGGCCCCACCTTCGGTGCAAACCGCAGCGACCGTCAGCGAAGGTAGTCCCATGGGCTTTGTGTTCGATGGCCGCATCAGCACTGGCGACGAAACCGGACCAAGTGGTGCCTACCTCGACTTACAAGTGTTTGGCCCCACCTACACCAGCACTTCCGCTCGCCCGGGAGCATCGGTTGGTGAGTTCGGTGCACGCTTCGATGGCGTGGATGATTACATGACGGGCCAACCGCTCGACCGCCCCGACAGTCTTTCCAATCGATTGGGGCAAAGTTACCCCATTGATTACACCGGCATCACTTCGCGTGGCGTACAAATGTGGGCGTTCATCGATTCCGCCAAACTGGCGACCGATGCACCGCAAACGCTCCTCCTAGATTCACAAATCTTTGGCGGCCCGCAGATTTCTGCGGATGGCAAGTGGACTCAAGCCAACAGTCAGCACACCACCGACAACTTCAACAACTTTGGTGTTGTGCCTGCTGAAGTCGATGTCGTAGGCGACACCTGGCAACATGTGATGCACCATGTGTACAACGCAAACGATCCCCAAGCACCGGCACGCCTGTCGGGTGGAGCGGGATCGAATCACGTATCAGTTATCTATGTAAATGGCATTGCCGTCTCGTCCAACGTCGACAACCTGCCAGCCGATTTCGACCTACTCTCTCAAGGCTTTAGTGGGAGTCTCGTTGTTGGTGCGGAAGACGACGGAAGCGGCGGATTCAAGAACCACTTCCAGGGTGTGCTCGACGACATCGAAATGTACGTGTTCGGCAACAACGAAACCGGTACTCCCGGCAATCTTGCTGATGGCGAGGACTGGGGCACCTTCGACCTGTTCTCCGACAATGAGTGGATCGCCAACGAGATTGCGACCACTATCCCGAGTGGTGTCCTACAGCCCGGCGACGTCACCAAAGATGGCGACATTGATGGCGACGATATCGACGCCTTTATCGCTGGATGGCTTAGCGAGCAAATCCAAACCGGGGCTCACAGCTCCCAACTTGTTGGCGACTGGGGCACCTGGGACAAAGGCGACATGAACCACGATGGGGCCACCGACTTGGCTGACCTTTACATCATGAACCAAGCCCTCGCTGGCGCGGGCTTCAGTGGCATCACGGGCGACATGCTCGCTGGGCAGGCGGTTCCTGAACCAGCCTCGCTGCTATTCGCTCTGGCAGGTGCCGTTGGACTGCTCGGCCTTCGCAAGGTCGCGAAGTCGAGCGTCCGCTGA
- a CDS encoding DUF1501 domain-containing protein yields MTSFNENRNMAMENPFAPSGLSRRQALERLGHGLGAIALGTLLNPTAAEGSEAVAPAPHLPVRAKRVIFLFQSGAPSQIESFDYKPLLNKMHGEELPDSVRKGQRLTGMSSNQASLPLVGSPFAFAQHGKSGAWVSDQMPHVAKMVDELCIVKSVYTEAINHGPGVTFMQTGSQFPGRPSFGSWLSYGLGSENRDLPAFIVLVTNGQGGQPLVSRLWGSGFLPGKHDGVQLRSDANAVLYLNSPNGIGRESRRQALDRLQELHRMQLAETEDPELETRIAQYELAYRMQASIPDVTNLADESESTLELYGSDVRTPGTYAANCLLARRLAERGVRFIQLYHPGWDHHGSLLSGFRNKCQQTDQPTAALLQDLKARGMLEDTLVVWGGEFGRTNYCQGKLSKNEFGRDHHPRCFTMWMAGGGAKPGTVYGTTDDFSYNVVENGVHVHDLHATMLHLLGIDHERLTFKYQGRHFRLTDVHGRVVKELVG; encoded by the coding sequence ATGACAAGCTTTAACGAGAATCGCAACATGGCCATGGAAAATCCGTTCGCTCCAAGCGGACTGAGCCGCCGCCAGGCACTCGAGCGTCTGGGGCATGGTCTCGGTGCGATCGCGCTGGGCACGCTATTGAATCCCACTGCGGCCGAAGGAAGCGAAGCGGTAGCCCCCGCCCCTCATCTTCCCGTGCGGGCGAAGCGGGTGATCTTCCTCTTTCAGTCAGGCGCCCCGTCGCAGATTGAGTCGTTCGACTACAAGCCGTTGCTCAACAAAATGCATGGCGAGGAACTGCCGGACAGTGTTCGCAAAGGGCAGCGACTCACCGGCATGAGCAGCAACCAGGCGAGCTTGCCGCTTGTCGGTTCTCCGTTCGCGTTCGCTCAGCATGGCAAGTCGGGCGCGTGGGTAAGCGATCAAATGCCTCACGTGGCGAAAATGGTCGACGAGCTTTGCATCGTTAAATCGGTCTATACCGAAGCGATCAATCACGGGCCGGGCGTCACATTCATGCAAACCGGTTCGCAATTTCCCGGGCGGCCGAGTTTCGGTTCGTGGCTGTCGTACGGACTGGGATCGGAGAATCGAGACCTGCCAGCATTTATTGTGCTCGTCACCAACGGGCAGGGGGGCCAGCCGCTCGTGTCGCGGCTGTGGGGCAGTGGTTTCCTTCCGGGCAAGCACGACGGGGTGCAGCTGCGGAGCGACGCCAACGCGGTGTTGTATCTCAACAGTCCCAACGGCATCGGCCGCGAGAGTCGCCGCCAGGCGCTCGATCGGTTGCAGGAATTGCATCGCATGCAACTTGCGGAAACCGAAGACCCGGAACTCGAAACACGCATCGCTCAGTACGAGCTGGCCTATCGCATGCAAGCTTCGATACCCGACGTGACGAACCTGGCGGACGAGTCGGAAAGCACGCTCGAGCTATACGGTTCCGATGTGCGAACGCCCGGAACTTATGCAGCGAATTGCCTGCTCGCCCGACGCCTGGCCGAGCGGGGCGTGCGTTTCATTCAGCTCTATCACCCGGGATGGGATCACCATGGTAGTCTCCTGAGTGGGTTCCGCAACAAATGCCAACAAACCGACCAGCCGACCGCGGCGCTCTTGCAGGATCTGAAAGCGCGGGGCATGCTCGAAGATACCCTCGTGGTCTGGGGTGGGGAGTTCGGGCGGACGAACTACTGCCAGGGCAAGTTGAGCAAAAACGAGTTTGGCCGGGACCATCATCCCCGTTGCTTCACCATGTGGATGGCCGGCGGCGGGGCGAAGCCGGGCACGGTGTATGGGACCACCGACGATTTCAGCTACAACGTGGTCGAGAATGGAGTGCACGTGCACGACCTGCACGCGACGATGCTGCACCTGCTAGGGATCGACCACGAGCGGCTGACCTTCAAGTACCAAGGGCGGCATTTCCGTCTGACCGACGTGCATGGCCGAGTTGTCAAGGAACTCGTCGGTTAG
- a CDS encoding PQQ-dependent sugar dehydrogenase, protein MLAVGGTLTAPGAQDVDLGIVPFGTNGSVRLVEVATLAGDSQQIIARNDKLYFALQNGTVAEFTKSGDGSLIPSPQPFLNVATERSGVFGNNPVGSANGLRGIAFHPDFDSNGKFYSMQCETRGANPTHTLNPAWSLGTGSNVDSVLTEWTFHPGTTQLISQREVYRVQYPAGHHIGQNIAFNPIAEPGDPDYGNLYIGFGDSGGQLPGSQDFSADNVITTVSQDGTTVLGKMIRINPLEQANQPFTIPTDNPFVGNDGQAPNGGNILDEVYALGFRNPQTMAFDPVSGMLLSGDVSHNNVEEINLIESGANYGWAEREGTYDFTTPYSSTTLAEVPLATRLTDPYTYPVAQFDHKNNLNGTAAIIAGAVYHGTLAPELDGLYLFGNLSTDQIFFAEADQLTNNEVPAMVFRQSLVDHSNNPISLGEIVGVGAGGRANMRFGQDSDGELYLFSKHNDTVYLFTSGEPIAPPSILGDLDLDGSLTTQDIDQFVAGWLSTFAFAGVHSWMNGDLNLDARVDLEDVYLMHTALADVGIEWAFGKSLQVPETTSQVLLAPLAMTFIAWSSYRSVTKVSSTC, encoded by the coding sequence ATGCTTGCAGTAGGGGGCACGCTTACCGCTCCCGGTGCACAGGATGTTGACCTGGGGATCGTGCCGTTTGGCACCAACGGATCGGTGCGGTTGGTGGAAGTGGCCACCCTAGCGGGCGATAGTCAGCAGATCATTGCTCGCAACGACAAGCTGTACTTCGCCTTGCAAAATGGGACGGTTGCTGAGTTCACCAAGAGCGGCGATGGATCGCTCATCCCCAGCCCGCAACCGTTTCTCAATGTAGCAACCGAGCGGTCAGGTGTTTTTGGTAACAATCCGGTGGGCTCGGCCAATGGTCTGCGTGGTATCGCTTTTCACCCCGACTTCGACAGCAATGGCAAGTTCTACTCCATGCAATGCGAAACTCGGGGGGCAAATCCGACACACACGCTCAATCCAGCATGGAGCCTGGGAACTGGAAGCAATGTCGATAGCGTGCTGACCGAGTGGACCTTCCACCCCGGGACAACCCAGCTGATCTCTCAGCGGGAAGTTTACCGAGTTCAATATCCAGCTGGACACCATATTGGCCAGAACATCGCGTTCAATCCTATTGCCGAGCCAGGTGATCCTGATTACGGGAACTTGTACATCGGCTTTGGGGACAGCGGTGGCCAGTTGCCGGGATCGCAAGACTTTTCCGCTGACAATGTGATTACCACCGTGTCCCAGGATGGCACCACGGTGCTTGGCAAGATGATTCGAATTAATCCTCTGGAGCAAGCCAACCAGCCTTTTACGATTCCAACCGACAATCCTTTTGTCGGCAACGACGGCCAGGCACCTAACGGGGGCAACATACTGGACGAAGTCTATGCACTGGGATTTCGCAATCCGCAAACCATGGCGTTCGACCCGGTATCTGGCATGCTGTTGTCGGGCGATGTGAGCCACAACAACGTGGAGGAAATCAACCTCATCGAGAGCGGAGCCAACTACGGTTGGGCCGAACGCGAGGGCACCTACGACTTCACGACCCCCTACAGTAGCACCACACTTGCTGAAGTGCCGCTGGCAACTCGACTTACCGATCCCTATACCTATCCGGTCGCTCAATTCGACCACAAAAACAACCTCAATGGTACAGCGGCCATCATCGCCGGCGCGGTTTACCACGGCACACTTGCTCCCGAACTCGATGGCCTGTACCTGTTCGGGAATCTATCGACCGACCAGATCTTCTTTGCTGAAGCCGATCAACTGACGAACAACGAAGTTCCTGCTATGGTTTTTCGTCAATCGTTGGTCGACCATTCCAATAATCCAATATCGCTTGGCGAAATCGTAGGGGTGGGTGCAGGGGGTCGCGCAAACATGCGATTCGGGCAAGACTCCGATGGAGAGCTTTACCTGTTCAGCAAACACAACGACACCGTCTATCTGTTTACCTCGGGTGAGCCGATTGCCCCTCCTTCGATACTTGGCGACTTGGATCTCGATGGCTCGCTCACCACCCAAGATATCGATCAGTTCGTTGCAGGATGGCTCTCGACGTTTGCGTTTGCTGGAGTGCATTCCTGGATGAATGGCGATCTAAACCTCGACGCCAGAGTCGACTTGGAAGACGTCTACCTGATGCACACCGCGCTCGCCGATGTCGGTATCGAGTGGGCGTTCGGAAAGTCCCTGCAAGTTCCTGAAACAACCAGTCAAGTGTTGCTGGCGCCGCTCGCCATGACGTTTATCGCATGGTCGAGCTATCGCAGCGTTACGAAAGTCAGCTCCACCTGCTAA
- a CDS encoding DUF1559 family PulG-like putative transporter: MHIRKRSLSPLGFTLVELLVVIAIIGILVALLLPAVQSAREAARRTQCRNQLKQIGLAFLNHESAHGALPSGGWGWTWTGDPDSGSGERQPGGWAYSILPYMEGDVVHAVGNGMTPAQKRVALAQQQTQIVPAFYCPSRRAPRLSYAPYSVVNANDPPDFMVAKTDYAANGGCHSPAEGSPVGWWAGPSNMNCVDNYPNCGTWGYTKKNIKWFDGPVRPRFPLELRQLDRGTSNTMLAAEKYLSPTFYAEESRENSCSDNNSLYQGYDWDVIRWTRSEARYLPQPDTGVEEACSVRFGSAHSGALNVVMCDGSVQSVDYDIEPALWEVMGVIGETCKVKEPKGPTGPVR; this comes from the coding sequence ATGCACATTCGCAAACGTTCGCTCTCTCCGTTAGGTTTCACATTAGTTGAGCTGCTGGTAGTCATCGCGATTATCGGAATCCTGGTCGCCTTGCTATTGCCAGCGGTGCAGTCGGCTCGTGAAGCCGCCCGACGCACCCAGTGCCGAAATCAACTCAAGCAGATCGGCCTGGCCTTTTTGAACCATGAGAGCGCCCACGGTGCATTGCCGTCTGGCGGATGGGGATGGACCTGGACTGGCGATCCCGATTCGGGATCGGGCGAGCGTCAACCTGGCGGGTGGGCCTACAGCATTTTGCCTTACATGGAAGGCGACGTGGTGCATGCGGTGGGTAACGGCATGACCCCGGCACAGAAACGGGTCGCCTTGGCCCAGCAACAAACCCAGATTGTTCCGGCGTTCTACTGCCCAAGCCGTCGAGCGCCGAGACTGTCGTACGCTCCCTATTCGGTCGTCAATGCTAACGATCCACCCGACTTCATGGTCGCCAAAACCGACTACGCCGCGAATGGTGGTTGCCACTCGCCTGCCGAAGGTTCGCCAGTGGGTTGGTGGGCAGGACCTTCGAACATGAACTGCGTCGACAACTATCCCAACTGTGGTACTTGGGGTTACACGAAAAAGAACATCAAGTGGTTCGACGGCCCGGTGCGTCCTCGCTTTCCGCTCGAACTTCGTCAGCTCGATCGTGGCACCTCGAACACCATGTTAGCCGCTGAGAAGTACCTGAGCCCAACGTTCTACGCGGAAGAAAGCCGAGAGAACAGTTGCTCCGACAACAACTCGCTTTACCAAGGTTACGACTGGGACGTGATTCGTTGGACTCGTAGCGAAGCCCGCTACCTGCCGCAGCCCGATACCGGTGTCGAAGAAGCCTGCTCTGTTCGCTTCGGCAGTGCTCACTCCGGCGCTCTGAATGTGGTGATGTGCGATGGCTCGGTGCAGTCGGTCGATTACGACATCGAACCAGCCCTTTGGGAAGTGATGGGCGTAATTGGCGAAACTTGCAAGGTGAAGGAACCCAAGGGACCAACCGGCCCGGTTCGCTAG